Proteins from one Cyclopterus lumpus isolate fCycLum1 chromosome 11, fCycLum1.pri, whole genome shotgun sequence genomic window:
- the brd2a gene encoding bromodomain-containing protein 2a isoform X3: MDMAVNPLLDSSLLGVEVGIMGVTTMDQSSGTAGKRIRKPSLLYEGFESPGMPPLSHMAPSGPPQPLVRDPSRQGRMTNQLQFLQKVLLKSLWRHHFAWPFHEPVDATKLSLPDYHKIIKTPMDMGSIKKRLENNFYRSASECMQDFNTMFTNCYIYNKPTDDIVLMAQSLEKAFLQKVAQMPQEELELPPPPPRVKQAKLGRKGRVTGGVTTAHQVPAVSQSAYSPPTPETPDSILSTPPQSHVTKSLPPILTTEQSIPTLSGLPPTQPTAKKKGVKRKADTTTPTTVAMPIMSTMGVSGISLGMGGGHDSPLTLTSLGVDHNSTLGMNHNSTLGMNHNSTLGMNHNPTLGMNHNSTLGMNHNSTLGMNQGLSQGMGMGMGMGMGMGCGTVMMGTKSAGGRRGVSGRAIKPPKKDLPDSLVAPPVRRSKLNPQLRYCNGVLKELLSKKHAAYAWPFYKPVDASLLGLHDYHDIIKQPMDLSTIKRKMDGREYRDAQQFSADVRLMFSNCYKYNPPDHDVVGMARKLQDVFEFCFAKMPDEAPAPPSSSSSSSSSSSSSESELSSESEESESSPSSDSEEERANRLAELQEQLKAVHEQLTALSQGPIVKPKKKKDKKDKKKKKKVEKEKHRKIEEEVTPIRPPKAPKIAKTPKPKSNRGTAGPVVPVKKAPSKKNNKSKTKKGGMTFSMPQPVHDPIVSHYDSDEEEETAPMSYDEKRQLSLDINKLPGEKLGRVVYIIQSREPSLRDTNPEEIEIDFETLKPSTLRELERYVMTCLRKKPRKPYASKNNVAGKSREELALEKQLELERRLMDVSGQLNSGKKPAKNKPEKPTTEQQTQPSRLSASSSSSDSSSSSSSSSSSDTSDSDSG; the protein is encoded by the exons ATGGATATGGCTGTTAACCCGCTCCTTGACAG CTCCCTTCTCGGGGTTGAGGTTGGCATTATGGGAGTCACAACGATGGACCAGAGCTCTGGCACAGCTGGAAAACGCATCAGAAAACCGTCCCTGCTCTATGAGGGCTTTGAGAGTCCTGGGATGCCCCCCCTCAGTCATATGGCCCCGTCGGGACCCCCGCAGCCCCTGGTGAGAGACCCCAGCCGACAGGGGAGGATGACCAACCAACTTCAGTTCCTACAGAAAGTCCTGCTCAAGTCGTTGTGGAGGCACCACTTTGCCTGGCCCTTCCATGAACCTGTTGATGCCACAAAGCTCAGCCTGCCT GACTATCATAAGATCATCAAAACTCCCATGGACATGGGCTCTATTAAGAAGAGACTAGAAAATAACTTCTACCGCAGTGCCAGTGAGTGTATGCAGGACTTCAACACCATGTTTACCAATTGCTACATTTATAACAAG CCTACAGATGACATAGTGCTAATGGCTCAGTCTCTGGAGAAGGCCTTTCTGCAGAAAGTGGCTCAGATGCCCCAGGAGGAACTCGAGCTGCCTCCCCCCCCTCCGCGAGTCAAACAAGCCAAACTTGGCAGAAAAGGCAGAG TCACCGGAGGAGTGACAACAGCTCATCAGGTCCCCGCTGTATCCCAGTCGGCGTACTCGCCCCCCACGCCGGAAACACCCGACTCCATTCTCTCTACACCCCCTCAGTCACACGTGACCAAGAGCCTGCCCCCCATTCTAACAACTGAACAAAGCATCCCTACCCTTTCTGGTCTGCCCCCCACACAGCCCACAGCGAAG AAAAAAGGTGTGAAGAGGAAAGCAGACACTACCACACCAACAACTGTAGCCATGCCCATCATGAGCACCATGGGAGTCAGCGGCATCAGCCTGGGGATGGGCGGTGGGCACGACTCCCCGCTCACCCTCACGTCTCTCGGAGTGGACCACAACTCCACGCTGGGGATGAACCACAACTCCACGCTGGGGATGAACCACAACTCCACGCTGGGGATGAACCACAACCCCACGCTGGGGATGAACCACAACTCCACACTGGGGATGAACCACAACTCCACACTGGGGATGAACCAAGGCCTTAGCCAGGGGATGGGGATGGGCATGGGGATGGGAATGGGGATGGGTTGTGGAACAGTGATGATGGGTACCAAATCAGCGGGGGGCAGGAGAGGCGTGAGTGGCCGAGCCATCAAACCTCCCAAGAAGGATTTACCAGATTCCTTGGTTGCACCACCAGTGCGCCGCAGCAAGCTGAACCCACAGCTCCGCTACTGCAACGGGGTCCTGAAGGAGCTGCTGTCAAAGAAGCATGCAGCATATGCCTGGCCGTTCTACAAGCCCGTTGACGCCTCGTTGCTCGGCCTTCACGACTACCATGACATCATTAAGCAGCCCATGGACCTCAGTACCATCAAG CGTAAAATGGACGGCAGAGAGTATCGTGACGCCCAGCAGTTCTCTGCTGATGTTAGATTGATGTTCTCAAACTGCTACAAGTACAACCCTCCTGATCATGATGTGGTGGGCATGGCCAGAAAACTGCAG GATGTCTTTGAGTTCTGCTTTGCTAAGATGCCAGACGAGGCTCCAGCGCCACCTAGctcctcatcgtcctcctcctcgtcttcgtcaTCCTCAGAGAGTGAGCTCAGCAGTGAAAGTGAGGAGAGTGAGAGCAGCCCTAGCTCCGACtctgaggaagagagggcaaaCCGACTGGCAGAGCTGCAGGAGCAG CTCAAAGCTGTACACGAGCAGCTCACTGCACTCTCACAAGGCCCCATTGTCAAACCCAAGAAAAAGAAGGAcaagaaagacaagaaaaagaagaagaaggtagaAAAAGAGAAGCACCGgaagatagaggaggaggtgactcCCATTAGACCGCCCAAGGCTCCCAAGATTGCCAAGACTCCAAAACCCAAGAGTAACCGAGGAACGGCTGGCCCTGTCGTGCCAGTCAAGAAGGCTCcaagcaagaaaaacaacaagagcaA AACCAAAAAGGGCGGCATGACTTTCAGCATGCCTCAGCCAGTTCACGATCCCATTGTGAGTCATTACGACtcggatgaggaggaggagacggcgcCCATGTCGTACGATGAGAAGCGCCAACTTAGCCTGGACATCAACAAGCTTCCCGGTGAGAAGCTGGGCCGCGTTGTCTACATCATCCAGTCCCGCGAGCCCTCGCTCCGAGACACCAACCCAGAGGAGATCGAGATAGACTTTGAAACCCTGAAGCCCTCGACATTGCGGGAGCTGGAGAGATATGTCATGACGTGTCTGAGGAAGAAGCCTCGTAAGCCATATG CAAGTAAAAACAACGTTGCTGGCAAATCTCGGGAGGAGCTCGCTCTGGAGAAACAACTGGAGCTGGAGAGAAGGCTGATGGACGTCAGTGGGCAGCTCAACTCTGGGAAGAAGCCTGCGAAGAACAAAC CAGAGAAACCAACGACTGAGCAGCAAACGCAGCCGTCGCGTCTCAGcgccagcagctcctcctcagactcctcttcatcatcttcttcttcctcctcctcggacaCAAGCGACTCAGACTCTGGCTGA
- the brd2a gene encoding bromodomain-containing protein 2a isoform X2, which translates to MGLPRPCTDYRRGSLGNSTISNTEIVFRHVVKEDQSERTESIGNSLLGVEVGIMGVTTMDQSSGTAGKRIRKPSLLYEGFESPGMPPLSHMAPSGPPQPLVRDPSRQGRMTNQLQFLQKVLLKSLWRHHFAWPFHEPVDATKLSLPDYHKIIKTPMDMGSIKKRLENNFYRSASECMQDFNTMFTNCYIYNKPTDDIVLMAQSLEKAFLQKVAQMPQEELELPPPPPRVKQAKLGRKGRVTGGVTTAHQVPAVSQSAYSPPTPETPDSILSTPPQSHVTKSLPPILTTEQSIPTLSGLPPTQPTAKKKGVKRKADTTTPTTVAMPIMSTMGVSGISLGMGGGHDSPLTLTSLGVDHNSTLGMNHNSTLGMNHNSTLGMNHNPTLGMNHNSTLGMNHNSTLGMNQGLSQGMGMGMGMGMGMGCGTVMMGTKSAGGRRGVSGRAIKPPKKDLPDSLVAPPVRRSKLNPQLRYCNGVLKELLSKKHAAYAWPFYKPVDASLLGLHDYHDIIKQPMDLSTIKRKMDGREYRDAQQFSADVRLMFSNCYKYNPPDHDVVGMARKLQDVFEFCFAKMPDEAPAPPSSSSSSSSSSSSSESELSSESEESESSPSSDSEEERANRLAELQEQLKAVHEQLTALSQGPIVKPKKKKDKKDKKKKKKVEKEKHRKIEEEVTPIRPPKAPKIAKTPKPKSNRGTAGPVVPVKKAPSKKNNKSKTKKGGMTFSMPQPVHDPIVSHYDSDEEEETAPMSYDEKRQLSLDINKLPGEKLGRVVYIIQSREPSLRDTNPEEIEIDFETLKPSTLRELERYVMTCLRKKPRKPYASKNNVAGKSREELALEKQLELERRLMDVSGQLNSGKKPAKNKQKPTTEQQTQPSRLSASSSSSDSSSSSSSSSSSDTSDSDSG; encoded by the exons CTCCCTTCTCGGGGTTGAGGTTGGCATTATGGGAGTCACAACGATGGACCAGAGCTCTGGCACAGCTGGAAAACGCATCAGAAAACCGTCCCTGCTCTATGAGGGCTTTGAGAGTCCTGGGATGCCCCCCCTCAGTCATATGGCCCCGTCGGGACCCCCGCAGCCCCTGGTGAGAGACCCCAGCCGACAGGGGAGGATGACCAACCAACTTCAGTTCCTACAGAAAGTCCTGCTCAAGTCGTTGTGGAGGCACCACTTTGCCTGGCCCTTCCATGAACCTGTTGATGCCACAAAGCTCAGCCTGCCT GACTATCATAAGATCATCAAAACTCCCATGGACATGGGCTCTATTAAGAAGAGACTAGAAAATAACTTCTACCGCAGTGCCAGTGAGTGTATGCAGGACTTCAACACCATGTTTACCAATTGCTACATTTATAACAAG CCTACAGATGACATAGTGCTAATGGCTCAGTCTCTGGAGAAGGCCTTTCTGCAGAAAGTGGCTCAGATGCCCCAGGAGGAACTCGAGCTGCCTCCCCCCCCTCCGCGAGTCAAACAAGCCAAACTTGGCAGAAAAGGCAGAG TCACCGGAGGAGTGACAACAGCTCATCAGGTCCCCGCTGTATCCCAGTCGGCGTACTCGCCCCCCACGCCGGAAACACCCGACTCCATTCTCTCTACACCCCCTCAGTCACACGTGACCAAGAGCCTGCCCCCCATTCTAACAACTGAACAAAGCATCCCTACCCTTTCTGGTCTGCCCCCCACACAGCCCACAGCGAAG AAAAAAGGTGTGAAGAGGAAAGCAGACACTACCACACCAACAACTGTAGCCATGCCCATCATGAGCACCATGGGAGTCAGCGGCATCAGCCTGGGGATGGGCGGTGGGCACGACTCCCCGCTCACCCTCACGTCTCTCGGAGTGGACCACAACTCCACGCTGGGGATGAACCACAACTCCACGCTGGGGATGAACCACAACTCCACGCTGGGGATGAACCACAACCCCACGCTGGGGATGAACCACAACTCCACACTGGGGATGAACCACAACTCCACACTGGGGATGAACCAAGGCCTTAGCCAGGGGATGGGGATGGGCATGGGGATGGGAATGGGGATGGGTTGTGGAACAGTGATGATGGGTACCAAATCAGCGGGGGGCAGGAGAGGCGTGAGTGGCCGAGCCATCAAACCTCCCAAGAAGGATTTACCAGATTCCTTGGTTGCACCACCAGTGCGCCGCAGCAAGCTGAACCCACAGCTCCGCTACTGCAACGGGGTCCTGAAGGAGCTGCTGTCAAAGAAGCATGCAGCATATGCCTGGCCGTTCTACAAGCCCGTTGACGCCTCGTTGCTCGGCCTTCACGACTACCATGACATCATTAAGCAGCCCATGGACCTCAGTACCATCAAG CGTAAAATGGACGGCAGAGAGTATCGTGACGCCCAGCAGTTCTCTGCTGATGTTAGATTGATGTTCTCAAACTGCTACAAGTACAACCCTCCTGATCATGATGTGGTGGGCATGGCCAGAAAACTGCAG GATGTCTTTGAGTTCTGCTTTGCTAAGATGCCAGACGAGGCTCCAGCGCCACCTAGctcctcatcgtcctcctcctcgtcttcgtcaTCCTCAGAGAGTGAGCTCAGCAGTGAAAGTGAGGAGAGTGAGAGCAGCCCTAGCTCCGACtctgaggaagagagggcaaaCCGACTGGCAGAGCTGCAGGAGCAG CTCAAAGCTGTACACGAGCAGCTCACTGCACTCTCACAAGGCCCCATTGTCAAACCCAAGAAAAAGAAGGAcaagaaagacaagaaaaagaagaagaaggtagaAAAAGAGAAGCACCGgaagatagaggaggaggtgactcCCATTAGACCGCCCAAGGCTCCCAAGATTGCCAAGACTCCAAAACCCAAGAGTAACCGAGGAACGGCTGGCCCTGTCGTGCCAGTCAAGAAGGCTCcaagcaagaaaaacaacaagagcaA AACCAAAAAGGGCGGCATGACTTTCAGCATGCCTCAGCCAGTTCACGATCCCATTGTGAGTCATTACGACtcggatgaggaggaggagacggcgcCCATGTCGTACGATGAGAAGCGCCAACTTAGCCTGGACATCAACAAGCTTCCCGGTGAGAAGCTGGGCCGCGTTGTCTACATCATCCAGTCCCGCGAGCCCTCGCTCCGAGACACCAACCCAGAGGAGATCGAGATAGACTTTGAAACCCTGAAGCCCTCGACATTGCGGGAGCTGGAGAGATATGTCATGACGTGTCTGAGGAAGAAGCCTCGTAAGCCATATG CAAGTAAAAACAACGTTGCTGGCAAATCTCGGGAGGAGCTCGCTCTGGAGAAACAACTGGAGCTGGAGAGAAGGCTGATGGACGTCAGTGGGCAGCTCAACTCTGGGAAGAAGCCTGCGAAGAACAAAC AGAAACCAACGACTGAGCAGCAAACGCAGCCGTCGCGTCTCAGcgccagcagctcctcctcagactcctcttcatcatcttcttcttcctcctcctcggacaCAAGCGACTCAGACTCTGGCTGA
- the brd2a gene encoding bromodomain-containing protein 2a isoform X1 — protein MGLPRPCTDYRRGSLGNSTISNTEIVFRHVVKEDQSERTESIGNSLLGVEVGIMGVTTMDQSSGTAGKRIRKPSLLYEGFESPGMPPLSHMAPSGPPQPLVRDPSRQGRMTNQLQFLQKVLLKSLWRHHFAWPFHEPVDATKLSLPDYHKIIKTPMDMGSIKKRLENNFYRSASECMQDFNTMFTNCYIYNKPTDDIVLMAQSLEKAFLQKVAQMPQEELELPPPPPRVKQAKLGRKGRVTGGVTTAHQVPAVSQSAYSPPTPETPDSILSTPPQSHVTKSLPPILTTEQSIPTLSGLPPTQPTAKKKGVKRKADTTTPTTVAMPIMSTMGVSGISLGMGGGHDSPLTLTSLGVDHNSTLGMNHNSTLGMNHNSTLGMNHNPTLGMNHNSTLGMNHNSTLGMNQGLSQGMGMGMGMGMGMGCGTVMMGTKSAGGRRGVSGRAIKPPKKDLPDSLVAPPVRRSKLNPQLRYCNGVLKELLSKKHAAYAWPFYKPVDASLLGLHDYHDIIKQPMDLSTIKRKMDGREYRDAQQFSADVRLMFSNCYKYNPPDHDVVGMARKLQDVFEFCFAKMPDEAPAPPSSSSSSSSSSSSSESELSSESEESESSPSSDSEEERANRLAELQEQLKAVHEQLTALSQGPIVKPKKKKDKKDKKKKKKVEKEKHRKIEEEVTPIRPPKAPKIAKTPKPKSNRGTAGPVVPVKKAPSKKNNKSKTKKGGMTFSMPQPVHDPIVSHYDSDEEEETAPMSYDEKRQLSLDINKLPGEKLGRVVYIIQSREPSLRDTNPEEIEIDFETLKPSTLRELERYVMTCLRKKPRKPYASKNNVAGKSREELALEKQLELERRLMDVSGQLNSGKKPAKNKPEKPTTEQQTQPSRLSASSSSSDSSSSSSSSSSSDTSDSDSG, from the exons CTCCCTTCTCGGGGTTGAGGTTGGCATTATGGGAGTCACAACGATGGACCAGAGCTCTGGCACAGCTGGAAAACGCATCAGAAAACCGTCCCTGCTCTATGAGGGCTTTGAGAGTCCTGGGATGCCCCCCCTCAGTCATATGGCCCCGTCGGGACCCCCGCAGCCCCTGGTGAGAGACCCCAGCCGACAGGGGAGGATGACCAACCAACTTCAGTTCCTACAGAAAGTCCTGCTCAAGTCGTTGTGGAGGCACCACTTTGCCTGGCCCTTCCATGAACCTGTTGATGCCACAAAGCTCAGCCTGCCT GACTATCATAAGATCATCAAAACTCCCATGGACATGGGCTCTATTAAGAAGAGACTAGAAAATAACTTCTACCGCAGTGCCAGTGAGTGTATGCAGGACTTCAACACCATGTTTACCAATTGCTACATTTATAACAAG CCTACAGATGACATAGTGCTAATGGCTCAGTCTCTGGAGAAGGCCTTTCTGCAGAAAGTGGCTCAGATGCCCCAGGAGGAACTCGAGCTGCCTCCCCCCCCTCCGCGAGTCAAACAAGCCAAACTTGGCAGAAAAGGCAGAG TCACCGGAGGAGTGACAACAGCTCATCAGGTCCCCGCTGTATCCCAGTCGGCGTACTCGCCCCCCACGCCGGAAACACCCGACTCCATTCTCTCTACACCCCCTCAGTCACACGTGACCAAGAGCCTGCCCCCCATTCTAACAACTGAACAAAGCATCCCTACCCTTTCTGGTCTGCCCCCCACACAGCCCACAGCGAAG AAAAAAGGTGTGAAGAGGAAAGCAGACACTACCACACCAACAACTGTAGCCATGCCCATCATGAGCACCATGGGAGTCAGCGGCATCAGCCTGGGGATGGGCGGTGGGCACGACTCCCCGCTCACCCTCACGTCTCTCGGAGTGGACCACAACTCCACGCTGGGGATGAACCACAACTCCACGCTGGGGATGAACCACAACTCCACGCTGGGGATGAACCACAACCCCACGCTGGGGATGAACCACAACTCCACACTGGGGATGAACCACAACTCCACACTGGGGATGAACCAAGGCCTTAGCCAGGGGATGGGGATGGGCATGGGGATGGGAATGGGGATGGGTTGTGGAACAGTGATGATGGGTACCAAATCAGCGGGGGGCAGGAGAGGCGTGAGTGGCCGAGCCATCAAACCTCCCAAGAAGGATTTACCAGATTCCTTGGTTGCACCACCAGTGCGCCGCAGCAAGCTGAACCCACAGCTCCGCTACTGCAACGGGGTCCTGAAGGAGCTGCTGTCAAAGAAGCATGCAGCATATGCCTGGCCGTTCTACAAGCCCGTTGACGCCTCGTTGCTCGGCCTTCACGACTACCATGACATCATTAAGCAGCCCATGGACCTCAGTACCATCAAG CGTAAAATGGACGGCAGAGAGTATCGTGACGCCCAGCAGTTCTCTGCTGATGTTAGATTGATGTTCTCAAACTGCTACAAGTACAACCCTCCTGATCATGATGTGGTGGGCATGGCCAGAAAACTGCAG GATGTCTTTGAGTTCTGCTTTGCTAAGATGCCAGACGAGGCTCCAGCGCCACCTAGctcctcatcgtcctcctcctcgtcttcgtcaTCCTCAGAGAGTGAGCTCAGCAGTGAAAGTGAGGAGAGTGAGAGCAGCCCTAGCTCCGACtctgaggaagagagggcaaaCCGACTGGCAGAGCTGCAGGAGCAG CTCAAAGCTGTACACGAGCAGCTCACTGCACTCTCACAAGGCCCCATTGTCAAACCCAAGAAAAAGAAGGAcaagaaagacaagaaaaagaagaagaaggtagaAAAAGAGAAGCACCGgaagatagaggaggaggtgactcCCATTAGACCGCCCAAGGCTCCCAAGATTGCCAAGACTCCAAAACCCAAGAGTAACCGAGGAACGGCTGGCCCTGTCGTGCCAGTCAAGAAGGCTCcaagcaagaaaaacaacaagagcaA AACCAAAAAGGGCGGCATGACTTTCAGCATGCCTCAGCCAGTTCACGATCCCATTGTGAGTCATTACGACtcggatgaggaggaggagacggcgcCCATGTCGTACGATGAGAAGCGCCAACTTAGCCTGGACATCAACAAGCTTCCCGGTGAGAAGCTGGGCCGCGTTGTCTACATCATCCAGTCCCGCGAGCCCTCGCTCCGAGACACCAACCCAGAGGAGATCGAGATAGACTTTGAAACCCTGAAGCCCTCGACATTGCGGGAGCTGGAGAGATATGTCATGACGTGTCTGAGGAAGAAGCCTCGTAAGCCATATG CAAGTAAAAACAACGTTGCTGGCAAATCTCGGGAGGAGCTCGCTCTGGAGAAACAACTGGAGCTGGAGAGAAGGCTGATGGACGTCAGTGGGCAGCTCAACTCTGGGAAGAAGCCTGCGAAGAACAAAC CAGAGAAACCAACGACTGAGCAGCAAACGCAGCCGTCGCGTCTCAGcgccagcagctcctcctcagactcctcttcatcatcttcttcttcctcctcctcggacaCAAGCGACTCAGACTCTGGCTGA
- the brd2a gene encoding bromodomain-containing protein 2a isoform X5, producing MGVTTMDQSSGTAGKRIRKPSLLYEGFESPGMPPLSHMAPSGPPQPLVRDPSRQGRMTNQLQFLQKVLLKSLWRHHFAWPFHEPVDATKLSLPDYHKIIKTPMDMGSIKKRLENNFYRSASECMQDFNTMFTNCYIYNKPTDDIVLMAQSLEKAFLQKVAQMPQEELELPPPPPRVKQAKLGRKGRVTGGVTTAHQVPAVSQSAYSPPTPETPDSILSTPPQSHVTKSLPPILTTEQSIPTLSGLPPTQPTAKKKGVKRKADTTTPTTVAMPIMSTMGVSGISLGMGGGHDSPLTLTSLGVDHNSTLGMNHNSTLGMNHNSTLGMNHNPTLGMNHNSTLGMNHNSTLGMNQGLSQGMGMGMGMGMGMGCGTVMMGTKSAGGRRGVSGRAIKPPKKDLPDSLVAPPVRRSKLNPQLRYCNGVLKELLSKKHAAYAWPFYKPVDASLLGLHDYHDIIKQPMDLSTIKRKMDGREYRDAQQFSADVRLMFSNCYKYNPPDHDVVGMARKLQDVFEFCFAKMPDEAPAPPSSSSSSSSSSSSSESELSSESEESESSPSSDSEEERANRLAELQEQLKAVHEQLTALSQGPIVKPKKKKDKKDKKKKKKVEKEKHRKIEEEVTPIRPPKAPKIAKTPKPKSNRGTAGPVVPVKKAPSKKNNKSKTKKGGMTFSMPQPVHDPIVSHYDSDEEEETAPMSYDEKRQLSLDINKLPGEKLGRVVYIIQSREPSLRDTNPEEIEIDFETLKPSTLRELERYVMTCLRKKPRKPYASKNNVAGKSREELALEKQLELERRLMDVSGQLNSGKKPAKNKQKPTTEQQTQPSRLSASSSSSDSSSSSSSSSSSDTSDSDSG from the exons ATGGGAGTCACAACGATGGACCAGAGCTCTGGCACAGCTGGAAAACGCATCAGAAAACCGTCCCTGCTCTATGAGGGCTTTGAGAGTCCTGGGATGCCCCCCCTCAGTCATATGGCCCCGTCGGGACCCCCGCAGCCCCTGGTGAGAGACCCCAGCCGACAGGGGAGGATGACCAACCAACTTCAGTTCCTACAGAAAGTCCTGCTCAAGTCGTTGTGGAGGCACCACTTTGCCTGGCCCTTCCATGAACCTGTTGATGCCACAAAGCTCAGCCTGCCT GACTATCATAAGATCATCAAAACTCCCATGGACATGGGCTCTATTAAGAAGAGACTAGAAAATAACTTCTACCGCAGTGCCAGTGAGTGTATGCAGGACTTCAACACCATGTTTACCAATTGCTACATTTATAACAAG CCTACAGATGACATAGTGCTAATGGCTCAGTCTCTGGAGAAGGCCTTTCTGCAGAAAGTGGCTCAGATGCCCCAGGAGGAACTCGAGCTGCCTCCCCCCCCTCCGCGAGTCAAACAAGCCAAACTTGGCAGAAAAGGCAGAG TCACCGGAGGAGTGACAACAGCTCATCAGGTCCCCGCTGTATCCCAGTCGGCGTACTCGCCCCCCACGCCGGAAACACCCGACTCCATTCTCTCTACACCCCCTCAGTCACACGTGACCAAGAGCCTGCCCCCCATTCTAACAACTGAACAAAGCATCCCTACCCTTTCTGGTCTGCCCCCCACACAGCCCACAGCGAAG AAAAAAGGTGTGAAGAGGAAAGCAGACACTACCACACCAACAACTGTAGCCATGCCCATCATGAGCACCATGGGAGTCAGCGGCATCAGCCTGGGGATGGGCGGTGGGCACGACTCCCCGCTCACCCTCACGTCTCTCGGAGTGGACCACAACTCCACGCTGGGGATGAACCACAACTCCACGCTGGGGATGAACCACAACTCCACGCTGGGGATGAACCACAACCCCACGCTGGGGATGAACCACAACTCCACACTGGGGATGAACCACAACTCCACACTGGGGATGAACCAAGGCCTTAGCCAGGGGATGGGGATGGGCATGGGGATGGGAATGGGGATGGGTTGTGGAACAGTGATGATGGGTACCAAATCAGCGGGGGGCAGGAGAGGCGTGAGTGGCCGAGCCATCAAACCTCCCAAGAAGGATTTACCAGATTCCTTGGTTGCACCACCAGTGCGCCGCAGCAAGCTGAACCCACAGCTCCGCTACTGCAACGGGGTCCTGAAGGAGCTGCTGTCAAAGAAGCATGCAGCATATGCCTGGCCGTTCTACAAGCCCGTTGACGCCTCGTTGCTCGGCCTTCACGACTACCATGACATCATTAAGCAGCCCATGGACCTCAGTACCATCAAG CGTAAAATGGACGGCAGAGAGTATCGTGACGCCCAGCAGTTCTCTGCTGATGTTAGATTGATGTTCTCAAACTGCTACAAGTACAACCCTCCTGATCATGATGTGGTGGGCATGGCCAGAAAACTGCAG GATGTCTTTGAGTTCTGCTTTGCTAAGATGCCAGACGAGGCTCCAGCGCCACCTAGctcctcatcgtcctcctcctcgtcttcgtcaTCCTCAGAGAGTGAGCTCAGCAGTGAAAGTGAGGAGAGTGAGAGCAGCCCTAGCTCCGACtctgaggaagagagggcaaaCCGACTGGCAGAGCTGCAGGAGCAG CTCAAAGCTGTACACGAGCAGCTCACTGCACTCTCACAAGGCCCCATTGTCAAACCCAAGAAAAAGAAGGAcaagaaagacaagaaaaagaagaagaaggtagaAAAAGAGAAGCACCGgaagatagaggaggaggtgactcCCATTAGACCGCCCAAGGCTCCCAAGATTGCCAAGACTCCAAAACCCAAGAGTAACCGAGGAACGGCTGGCCCTGTCGTGCCAGTCAAGAAGGCTCcaagcaagaaaaacaacaagagcaA AACCAAAAAGGGCGGCATGACTTTCAGCATGCCTCAGCCAGTTCACGATCCCATTGTGAGTCATTACGACtcggatgaggaggaggagacggcgcCCATGTCGTACGATGAGAAGCGCCAACTTAGCCTGGACATCAACAAGCTTCCCGGTGAGAAGCTGGGCCGCGTTGTCTACATCATCCAGTCCCGCGAGCCCTCGCTCCGAGACACCAACCCAGAGGAGATCGAGATAGACTTTGAAACCCTGAAGCCCTCGACATTGCGGGAGCTGGAGAGATATGTCATGACGTGTCTGAGGAAGAAGCCTCGTAAGCCATATG CAAGTAAAAACAACGTTGCTGGCAAATCTCGGGAGGAGCTCGCTCTGGAGAAACAACTGGAGCTGGAGAGAAGGCTGATGGACGTCAGTGGGCAGCTCAACTCTGGGAAGAAGCCTGCGAAGAACAAAC AGAAACCAACGACTGAGCAGCAAACGCAGCCGTCGCGTCTCAGcgccagcagctcctcctcagactcctcttcatcatcttcttcttcctcctcctcggacaCAAGCGACTCAGACTCTGGCTGA